In the genome of Pelagibacterium nitratireducens, one region contains:
- a CDS encoding DMT family transporter has protein sequence MADPAPSYRSGIAWLLADMTLITVMTVLVKFEGATYPAIQLVFIRSLIGLVSILPLAWRKRHAVIGTKQPLRHLVRVGCNTLALTCNFTALAALPLALVNAIGFMRPLVVMVFAAWLLAERIAPVRWIGTAIGFVGILVILAPGEVTFSWGLAAAFGSVLFGSLAVIQIRAMENEDTAVLMVFYTVGLSVLTAIPAMVVWQPVASADWPTLLAIGILAQIGQYCFLRAYQTTPARILAPLGYLSIGFAALAGFVFFNEVPSWATVIGVAIILIALQSTNMLEAAAIRRKANSETER, from the coding sequence ATGGCCGACCCGGCGCCTTCCTATCGCAGCGGCATCGCCTGGCTTTTGGCCGACATGACGTTGATTACGGTCATGACCGTTCTCGTCAAGTTCGAGGGCGCCACCTATCCGGCGATCCAGCTGGTGTTCATCCGCTCGCTGATCGGGTTGGTCTCCATCCTGCCGCTGGCTTGGCGCAAGCGCCATGCGGTCATCGGTACCAAACAGCCCCTGCGGCATCTGGTGCGGGTGGGATGCAACACGCTGGCCCTGACCTGCAATTTCACAGCGCTTGCGGCTCTGCCACTTGCGCTGGTCAATGCGATTGGCTTCATGCGGCCGCTGGTCGTCATGGTTTTTGCTGCGTGGCTGCTGGCCGAAAGAATCGCCCCCGTGCGCTGGATCGGCACCGCCATCGGCTTTGTCGGCATTCTTGTCATCCTCGCGCCGGGCGAAGTGACGTTCTCATGGGGCCTTGCCGCGGCGTTCGGCTCGGTGCTGTTTGGCTCGCTTGCCGTCATCCAGATCCGCGCCATGGAAAACGAGGATACCGCCGTCCTCATGGTCTTTTATACCGTCGGGCTCTCCGTGCTGACCGCCATTCCCGCGATGGTTGTCTGGCAGCCCGTGGCATCGGCCGATTGGCCGACGCTCCTTGCCATCGGCATCCTGGCCCAGATCGGACAGTACTGCTTCCTGCGCGCCTACCAGACGACCCCGGCCCGCATACTGGCGCCTCTGGGATATCTTTCCATCGGCTTTGCCGCGCTTGCCGGGTTTGTCTTTTTCAACGAAGTCCCATCCTGGGCGACGGTCATCGGCGTGGCGATCATCCTTATCGCGCTGCAATCGACCAACATGCTCGAAGCCGCCGCCATCCGGCGCAAGGCCAATTCCGAGACAGAGCGATAG
- a CDS encoding PIG-L family deacetylase — MPLSRLELSHRFTQRRANSRLVALHRALARLKSCVTVLHTGAHPDDEQNAMLAFMRFGLGMRTIIGCSTRGEGGQNTLGPERGGALGVVRTRELEESAKVIDADIVWFGFGPSDPVHDFGFSKNGHDTLERWQHDLIVERMVRAYRSEKPDIVIPTFLDVPGQHGHHRAMTMAAEEAIALAADPNAYPEHFAQGLAPWQVTKYYLPAWSGGGSTYDDEVPPPPQTVKLVATNPDFATGVPFDEIGEWSRLYHASQGMGRWPENPRTEWPLHLRVGPDDIGEITDNLPGRLADIVPGLASADSAIATAIAAFPKADEIIAPLAVALEIIEAHAETVPAEHVHRIETMIADLESAMLVAAGIDCVAALDRPVVAQGQTVDLSLTLRGVPQDVSIDLILPDGVSIIAQPPGRYTLEVAPDAPVTGPFTQSFTASGANGDACIVLTLTVSGRTIARAFGLERPLTIVPAASVSLTPSALLVAADAEFSGLSVEARIEGDTGNLSLSSAQGIEIVPGRDGVTLSGSGLVEGRYTLDALLDDAPAFTVQPIDYAHIGKSLYLTPARLDILALTLALPEDRRVAYIGGGADNVGLWLARMGFKVTELDARALSEDLSGFPAIVVGIFAFGLRPDLAASTQALRAYVEAGGNLVTLYHRPWDGWTPDAVPPRFLKIGQPSLRWRVTNPDAPVEILAADNPIFAGPNPISVGDFQGWNKERGLYFASEWDDAYTPLLAMSDKGESPLKGSLLTAEIGKGRHTHTSLVLHHQLDHLVPGAFRILANLVAGGRM; from the coding sequence ATGCCCCTATCGCGCCTTGAGCTTTCCCATCGCTTCACCCAGCGTCGCGCCAATTCACGACTGGTTGCACTCCACCGGGCCCTGGCTCGGTTGAAATCGTGCGTCACGGTGCTTCACACCGGCGCCCATCCTGACGACGAGCAGAACGCCATGCTTGCCTTCATGCGCTTCGGGCTCGGCATGCGTACCATCATCGGCTGTTCGACGCGCGGGGAGGGCGGCCAGAATACGCTCGGTCCCGAGCGCGGCGGCGCGCTTGGAGTGGTTCGCACCCGCGAGCTTGAAGAATCGGCAAAGGTTATCGATGCCGATATCGTATGGTTCGGGTTCGGCCCGAGCGATCCCGTCCACGATTTCGGGTTCTCGAAAAACGGTCACGACACCCTCGAACGCTGGCAGCACGACCTGATCGTTGAGCGTATGGTTCGCGCCTATCGCAGTGAAAAGCCCGATATCGTCATCCCCACATTTCTCGATGTGCCCGGCCAGCACGGTCATCATCGCGCCATGACCATGGCCGCCGAGGAGGCGATTGCGCTGGCTGCAGACCCCAACGCCTATCCCGAGCATTTCGCTCAGGGCCTGGCGCCCTGGCAGGTCACCAAATATTATCTGCCCGCCTGGTCTGGCGGGGGATCGACTTATGATGACGAGGTGCCACCGCCGCCCCAAACGGTAAAGTTGGTTGCGACCAACCCCGATTTTGCAACCGGCGTGCCGTTTGATGAGATCGGGGAGTGGTCCCGGCTCTATCATGCCAGCCAGGGCATGGGGCGCTGGCCGGAAAATCCCAGGACCGAATGGCCGCTCCATCTCCGGGTCGGGCCAGATGATATCGGCGAGATCACCGACAATCTTCCCGGCCGCCTCGCCGACATTGTTCCCGGGCTCGCCTCTGCCGATTCGGCCATTGCCACAGCCATCGCGGCCTTCCCCAAGGCCGATGAGATCATTGCCCCCTTGGCGGTGGCCCTTGAGATCATCGAGGCTCATGCCGAAACGGTCCCGGCCGAACACGTCCATCGCATCGAAACCATGATTGCCGATCTCGAATCTGCAATGCTCGTCGCAGCCGGCATCGATTGTGTCGCCGCGCTCGACCGGCCGGTGGTGGCGCAGGGCCAGACGGTCGATCTCAGCCTTACGCTTCGTGGTGTACCCCAAGACGTTTCGATCGATCTGATCCTGCCCGACGGTGTCTCGATCATTGCGCAGCCGCCGGGCAGATATACACTGGAGGTGGCGCCCGACGCCCCCGTCACCGGGCCATTTACCCAGTCGTTCACGGCCTCGGGTGCCAATGGCGATGCGTGCATCGTCCTGACTCTGACCGTTTCCGGACGCACCATAGCGCGCGCCTTCGGTCTGGAACGCCCACTCACCATCGTCCCGGCAGCCTCGGTCAGCCTGACGCCCAGCGCCCTGCTGGTGGCGGCAGATGCCGAATTTTCAGGTCTGTCGGTGGAAGCCAGGATCGAAGGCGATACCGGCAATCTAAGTCTTTCCAGCGCTCAAGGCATCGAAATCGTGCCAGGCAGGGACGGCGTTACGCTCTCGGGAAGCGGGCTGGTCGAGGGCCGCTATACCCTCGACGCGCTTCTCGACGATGCGCCGGCCTTCACCGTCCAGCCCATTGACTACGCCCATATCGGTAAAAGCCTTTACCTGACCCCCGCGCGTCTCGATATTCTTGCGCTCACCCTCGCTCTCCCCGAGGACCGCCGCGTTGCCTATATCGGGGGCGGTGCCGACAATGTCGGCCTCTGGCTGGCGCGCATGGGGTTCAAGGTGACCGAACTCGACGCGCGGGCGCTTTCCGAAGATCTTTCGGGATTTCCCGCCATTGTCGTTGGCATCTTCGCCTTCGGGCTGCGCCCCGATCTGGCTGCCAGCACTCAAGCGCTCCGCGCTTATGTCGAGGCAGGCGGCAATCTTGTCACCCTCTACCATCGCCCCTGGGATGGCTGGACGCCGGACGCCGTTCCGCCGCGCTTTCTCAAGATTGGCCAGCCGTCACTGCGCTGGCGGGTGACCAATCCCGATGCGCCGGTGGAGATACTGGCGGCGGACAATCCGATTTTTGCCGGCCCCAACCCGATCTCGGTGGGCGACTTCCAGGGTTGGAACAAGGAGCGGGGCCTCTATTTTGCATCAGAATGGGACGATGCCTATACCCCGCTCCTTGCCATGAGCGACAAGGGCGAAAGCCCGCTGAAAGGCTCGCTCCTGACGGCCGAAATCGGCAAGGGCCGTCACACCCACACCAGCCTCGTCCTCCACCACCAGCTCGATCATCTCGTGCCCGGCGCCTTCCGCATCCTGGCAAACCTCGTGGCGGGCGGCCGCATGTAG
- a CDS encoding ROK family transcriptional regulator — MTSSEKHGRGPRLVIGSNPERNRAHNRRVVLEVIRTHGHMGRTEIARRARITPQAVANIVDDLLSEGMLVQLGRLRSGRGQPPIQFAINPDGPLTGGVEIAADHIATTLLDLSGAVRAQAIAPLQSATPDQVPGRVSEEIDKLCAQIGASRDRLIGFGAVMPGPFEVEGMSSVGPATLPGWKGIDAKATLSRAIGQPVSIENDATAAAVGERLYGAGRQISNFCFLYFGVGLGLGVLKDGVPLRGAFGNAGEIGHVALVPRHGLPSYGPDGALERFASLYALREKLAASGRPNIDSGALEPLFTQNDPVLADWIKQAADYLAPTVAMIENIFDPETVVFGGNLPDVILDALIAALEPLPVSVSTRTGRAQPRVVRGQTGRFTAALGAAALALHDILSPQLSLEYSPAVAAARP; from the coding sequence TTGACCAGTTCGGAAAAGCACGGTCGTGGCCCACGCCTCGTCATCGGTTCCAATCCAGAGCGCAACCGGGCCCATAACAGGCGCGTGGTGCTCGAAGTCATTCGCACCCATGGTCATATGGGACGCACCGAAATTGCCCGCCGCGCCCGCATTACGCCTCAGGCCGTCGCCAATATCGTCGATGACCTTTTGAGCGAGGGCATGCTGGTGCAACTGGGCCGGCTGCGTTCGGGCCGCGGCCAGCCGCCGATCCAGTTTGCCATCAATCCCGACGGCCCCTTGACCGGGGGCGTGGAAATCGCCGCCGATCATATAGCGACCACCCTGCTCGATCTCTCTGGTGCCGTCCGCGCTCAGGCGATCGCTCCCCTTCAATCGGCAACGCCCGATCAGGTGCCCGGCAGGGTATCGGAGGAAATCGACAAGCTCTGCGCCCAGATCGGCGCTTCGCGAGACCGGCTGATCGGGTTTGGCGCCGTGATGCCGGGGCCGTTCGAGGTCGAAGGGATGAGTTCGGTCGGACCCGCGACGCTGCCCGGCTGGAAGGGCATCGACGCCAAGGCGACACTCTCCCGGGCCATTGGCCAGCCCGTGTCGATCGAAAATGACGCCACCGCCGCCGCCGTTGGCGAACGGCTCTACGGGGCCGGGCGCCAGATTTCCAATTTCTGCTTTCTCTATTTCGGCGTCGGCCTGGGTCTTGGCGTTCTCAAGGACGGCGTTCCACTGCGCGGTGCCTTCGGCAATGCTGGCGAAATCGGCCATGTGGCGCTGGTGCCGCGCCATGGCTTACCAAGTTACGGTCCCGACGGTGCGCTGGAGCGCTTTGCTTCGTTGTATGCCTTGCGCGAAAAACTGGCGGCCAGTGGCCGTCCCAACATCGACAGCGGCGCTCTCGAACCGCTTTTCACCCAGAACGATCCGGTCCTTGCCGATTGGATCAAGCAAGCGGCCGACTATCTGGCGCCCACAGTTGCCATGATCGAAAACATCTTCGATCCCGAAACCGTGGTGTTCGGCGGCAATCTTCCCGATGTTATCCTCGATGCGCTGATCGCGGCGCTCGAACCGCTGCCGGTTTCTGTCTCCACCCGTACCGGACGTGCCCAGCCGCGAGTCGTTCGCGGGCAAACGGGGCGCTTTACCGCGGCACTGGGTGCGGCTGCTCTCGCCCTGCACGATATCTTGTCGCCTCAACTCTCACTCGAATATTCGCCGGCGGTCGCAGCTGCCCGGCCATAG
- a CDS encoding extracellular solute-binding protein: MRRALALTALSAGVSLAALGSAQAVEIEYWQYVFDTRVQAMDQLIANFEEANPDITVNHQTFPYADYQTRVVAANVAGQGPDVAQLFYGWLDNFIAGGLIQPLDPEVFPTEEIEADFFPIVSAMERDGQYWGLPTAVRSLALFYNKDILEAAGLDPESPPQTLDELVEAAEATVERDGGGNITTVGIAMGMAGQDHQWWREGLVRQFGGQPYSDDGRTVTYNDEAGLAATTWQADLYLGDDAVTQVGFMDEPQAAFRAGRAAMTIDGTFRLGAFGSIEEFEWGVTELPANEDGMRSNYASYFANAIGARAEGEELEAAQKFLAYISSPEAMEIWLDVVGELPARKDVALTEENLSDPIYGPFLAGLEYAHTTIFVDEAAQRQVAIDMESRMSLQGQSPADSLAAAAEEEQAILDDFYADQ; this comes from the coding sequence ATGCGTAGAGCACTTGCATTGACCGCACTTTCAGCCGGCGTCAGCCTGGCTGCCCTGGGTTCGGCCCAGGCGGTGGAAATCGAATACTGGCAGTATGTATTTGACACCCGCGTCCAGGCAATGGACCAGTTGATCGCCAATTTCGAGGAAGCCAATCCCGATATCACGGTCAATCACCAGACATTCCCCTATGCCGATTACCAGACCCGCGTCGTGGCCGCCAATGTTGCCGGTCAGGGTCCGGATGTAGCCCAGCTGTTTTATGGCTGGCTCGACAATTTCATCGCTGGCGGATTGATCCAGCCGCTCGATCCCGAGGTTTTCCCGACCGAGGAAATCGAAGCCGATTTCTTCCCCATCGTTTCCGCCATGGAGCGTGACGGACAGTATTGGGGACTGCCCACCGCCGTGCGTTCGCTGGCCCTGTTCTACAACAAGGACATTCTCGAAGCTGCCGGGCTCGATCCGGAAAGCCCTCCGCAGACGCTCGACGAGCTCGTCGAAGCTGCGGAAGCGACAGTTGAGCGTGACGGCGGCGGCAACATCACGACGGTCGGCATTGCGATGGGCATGGCCGGTCAGGACCACCAGTGGTGGCGCGAGGGCCTCGTCCGCCAGTTCGGCGGCCAGCCTTATTCCGACGATGGTCGCACCGTGACCTACAATGACGAGGCGGGCCTTGCCGCAACAACATGGCAGGCCGACCTCTATCTGGGCGATGATGCCGTGACCCAGGTCGGGTTCATGGATGAGCCGCAGGCCGCCTTCCGCGCCGGCCGCGCCGCAATGACCATCGATGGCACTTTCCGTCTTGGTGCGTTCGGCTCCATCGAGGAATTCGAGTGGGGTGTGACCGAGTTGCCTGCCAATGAAGACGGCATGCGTTCGAACTATGCGAGCTATTTTGCCAATGCGATCGGCGCGCGCGCCGAAGGCGAAGAGCTCGAAGCGGCCCAGAAGTTCCTCGCCTATATCAGCTCGCCCGAAGCCATGGAAATCTGGCTCGACGTGGTGGGCGAACTTCCCGCGCGCAAGGATGTTGCGCTGACCGAGGAAAATCTTTCAGACCCCATCTATGGTCCGTTCCTTGCAGGACTTGAATACGCCCACACCACGATCTTTGTGGACGAGGCCGCCCAGCGGCAGGTGGCGATCGACATGGAAAGCCGTATGTCGCTGCAGGGTCAGTCGCCCGCAGACTCGCTGGCTGCGGCCGCCGAGGAAGAACAGGCCATCCTCGACGACTTCTACGCCGACCAGTAA
- a CDS encoding sugar ABC transporter permease, whose product MTAAASASGTVERPGAWNRLSIGQKRLVWVWTFLALPVVFYVVIRFYPTVQAFWLSFTDWDLLRPAEFIGAENYIELYNDPLFWQVFRNTFAYLIVGTPISLVISFAVAYYLDRVRFMHSFIRALYFLPFLTTAAAMAWVWRWFYQPPPIGIINGFLGTVGLPAQPFLRSTEQALPAIMVTAIWAGLGFQIIIFMAGLRAIPQTYYEAARIDGLGEWAILRKITLPLLKPTTVFLVVFSSIGFLRIFDQVYNMTSNDPGGPLNTTKPLVLMIYQTAFSSFNMGYAAAQTVVLFTILLIVSLLQLWVLRTR is encoded by the coding sequence ATGACTGCGGCAGCATCGGCAAGTGGCACCGTGGAGCGACCCGGAGCCTGGAATCGTCTCAGCATTGGACAGAAGCGCCTGGTCTGGGTGTGGACGTTTTTGGCCCTGCCCGTGGTCTTTTACGTGGTGATCCGTTTCTATCCCACTGTGCAGGCGTTCTGGCTGTCGTTCACCGATTGGGATCTTCTGCGACCGGCCGAGTTCATCGGGGCCGAAAATTATATCGAGCTCTACAACGATCCGCTGTTCTGGCAGGTGTTCCGCAATACGTTCGCGTATCTGATTGTCGGCACGCCGATCAGCCTCGTCATCTCGTTCGCCGTGGCCTATTATCTCGACCGCGTGCGGTTCATGCACAGTTTCATACGTGCCCTTTATTTCCTGCCGTTCCTGACGACGGCCGCCGCCATGGCGTGGGTTTGGCGCTGGTTCTATCAGCCGCCACCGATCGGCATCATCAACGGCTTTCTGGGCACTGTGGGCCTTCCGGCCCAGCCCTTCCTGCGCTCGACAGAGCAAGCTCTGCCCGCCATCATGGTGACGGCGATCTGGGCGGGGCTGGGGTTCCAGATCATCATTTTCATGGCCGGACTGCGGGCCATTCCCCAGACCTATTATGAAGCGGCGCGCATTGACGGGCTTGGCGAGTGGGCCATCCTGCGCAAGATCACCCTGCCGCTTCTCAAGCCCACGACCGTATTCCTCGTCGTCTTTTCCTCGATCGGATTCCTGCGGATTTTCGATCAGGTCTACAACATGACCAGCAACGATCCGGGCGGGCCGCTCAACACGACAAAGCCGCTGGTGCTGATGATTTACCAGACGGCCTTTTCTTCCTTCAACATGGGCTATGCGGCAGCGCAGACGGTGGTGCTCTTTACCATCCTTCTGATCGTTTCGCTGCTGCAACTCTGGGTTCTGAGGACACGCTGA
- a CDS encoding carbohydrate ABC transporter permease, which translates to MTATAATSSELKHNAASIRPDRILIWTLLLIGGVLMITPLLFMFSTSLKTASQVYDLRLIPAAPTFDNYIKVLSDGRFVRWFFNSTLVAVSVTLSNVFFDSLVGYTLAKFQFRGRYLIFIAILSTLMIPTEMLVIPWYLMSAQLGWIDSYWGIMFPGMMTAFGTFLMKQFFETVPDDFLEAARVDGLNEFTIWWKIAMPMVAPAISALAIFTFLGNWTAFFWPLIVTNSRELYTLPVGLSSFAVEQSIQWEMIMTGAALATIPTLLVFLVLQRYIVRGVMLAGLKG; encoded by the coding sequence ATGACCGCCACAGCTGCCACGAGCTCCGAGCTCAAACACAACGCCGCCTCCATCCGCCCGGACCGTATCCTGATCTGGACACTGTTGCTCATTGGCGGAGTGCTGATGATCACACCACTGCTGTTCATGTTTTCGACCTCGCTGAAAACGGCGAGCCAGGTTTATGATTTGCGGCTCATCCCAGCGGCGCCCACCTTCGACAATTATATCAAGGTGCTATCGGACGGGCGTTTCGTGCGGTGGTTCTTCAATTCGACGCTGGTCGCGGTAAGCGTGACGCTTTCGAACGTCTTTTTCGACTCCCTGGTTGGTTACACGCTGGCGAAATTCCAGTTTCGTGGCCGGTACCTGATTTTCATTGCCATTCTGTCGACCCTGATGATCCCCACCGAAATGCTGGTGATCCCGTGGTATCTGATGAGCGCGCAACTGGGCTGGATCGACAGCTATTGGGGCATCATGTTCCCGGGCATGATGACGGCGTTCGGTACGTTCCTGATGAAGCAGTTCTTTGAAACCGTGCCCGACGATTTCCTCGAAGCGGCGCGCGTGGATGGGCTGAACGAATTCACGATCTGGTGGAAAATTGCCATGCCCATGGTGGCCCCGGCCATCTCGGCTCTGGCGATCTTTACCTTCCTGGGCAACTGGACGGCGTTTTTCTGGCCGCTCATCGTCACCAACAGCCGCGAGCTTTATACGCTGCCGGTGGGGCTTTCGAGCTTTGCGGTCGAGCAATCGATCCAGTGGGAAATGATCATGACCGGCGCAGCGCTTGCGACCATCCCCACCCTGCTCGTTTTCCTCGTCCTCCAGCGCTACATCGTACGCGGTGTGATGCTGGCCGGCTTGAAGGGCTGA
- the argH gene encoding argininosuccinate lyase has protein sequence MTAMKDTSVFPDPVYKEAVLRPLFDGAKDHHADGFRAIDRAHLVMLAETGILKREQAASIARALVAIDAEIDLDSLVYTGEVEDFFFLIEKHLKGRLGPDLAGRLHTSRSRNDIDHTLFKLGLKPRTEILLEKMRALLDAVLTTAEREAETLIVAYTHGQPAQPTTFGHYLGAMAEVLIRDIEKVEAALEVIDLSPMGAAAITTSGFPIERERVAELLGFSRPLENSYGCIASVDYITGIYGAMALSFLHLGRPIQDFQVWSSFEVAQLYVPNSLVQISSIMPQKRNPVPIEHLRHLASQTYGRAKAMLDIMHNTPFTDMNDSEGESQAMGYQAFDAAYRVLDLFTALTAQVSINAERVEINTKRSCITITELADSLVRLEDLSFRQAHEVSAAVARAVVAAEGSLAEDGYGPFTSAFEDATGRASNLSPERFAELVSARHFVSVRDRLGGPAPAALRASLGRYREKLATFSAGAARRAERQKNAHSELNDKFNALLGAA, from the coding sequence ATGACCGCGATGAAAGATACGAGCGTTTTTCCCGATCCTGTCTACAAGGAGGCCGTGCTTCGCCCGCTTTTCGACGGCGCCAAGGATCATCATGCCGACGGGTTCAGGGCCATCGATCGGGCGCATCTGGTCATGCTGGCCGAAACCGGTATCCTCAAACGCGAGCAGGCCGCGTCCATTGCCAGGGCTCTTGTCGCCATCGATGCCGAAATCGATCTCGACAGCCTGGTTTATACCGGCGAGGTCGAGGATTTCTTCTTCCTGATCGAAAAGCACCTCAAGGGCCGGCTCGGACCCGACCTGGCGGGGCGGCTTCATACCTCGCGGTCGCGCAATGATATCGATCACACCTTGTTCAAGCTCGGGCTCAAGCCGCGCACCGAAATCCTGCTCGAAAAGATGCGGGCGCTGCTCGACGCGGTGCTGACAACAGCCGAGCGGGAAGCGGAAACGCTGATCGTTGCCTATACGCATGGGCAGCCGGCGCAGCCGACGACCTTCGGGCACTATCTTGGCGCCATGGCCGAGGTGCTGATCCGCGACATCGAGAAAGTGGAAGCGGCCCTCGAGGTGATCGATCTCTCGCCCATGGGCGCCGCGGCGATCACCACATCGGGTTTCCCAATCGAGCGGGAGCGGGTGGCCGAGTTGCTCGGGTTTTCCCGTCCGCTGGAAAATTCCTATGGCTGCATTGCGTCGGTCGATTACATCACCGGCATTTATGGCGCGATGGCGCTGAGCTTTCTCCATCTCGGCCGGCCCATCCAGGACTTTCAGGTCTGGTCGAGCTTCGAGGTGGCGCAGCTCTACGTGCCCAACTCGCTGGTTCAGATTTCATCGATCATGCCGCAAAAGCGCAATCCGGTGCCCATAGAGCACCTTCGCCATCTGGCGAGCCAAACCTATGGCCGGGCCAAGGCGATGCTCGACATCATGCACAACACGCCCTTCACCGACATGAACGATAGCGAGGGTGAAAGCCAGGCCATGGGCTATCAGGCGTTCGATGCCGCCTATCGCGTGCTCGACCTTTTCACCGCACTGACCGCGCAGGTGTCGATCAACGCCGAACGGGTTGAGATCAACACCAAGCGCTCATGCATCACCATTACCGAATTGGCCGACAGTCTCGTCCGGCTCGAGGATCTCTCGTTCCGGCAGGCGCACGAGGTTTCGGCGGCGGTTGCACGAGCCGTGGTTGCGGCCGAGGGCTCGCTGGCCGAGGACGGATACGGGCCCTTTACATCGGCATTCGAAGACGCAACGGGGCGGGCTTCAAACCTTTCGCCCGAGCGATTTGCCGAACTGGTTTCGGCAAGGCATTTCGTTTCGGTTCGCGACCGGCTCGGGGGTCCTGCACCTGCAGCACTTCGAGCCTCGCTCGGACGCTATCGCGAAAAGCTCGCGACATTTTCCGCCGGCGCGGCCCGACGCGCGGAACGGCAAAAAAACGCACACAGCGAACTCAATGACAAATTCAATGCACTTTTAGGAGCGGCGTGA
- a CDS encoding sn-glycerol-3-phosphate ABC transporter ATP-binding protein UgpC, with protein sequence MAEIQLEGLVKRYGKVTAVHGIDLEIADGEFVVFVGPSGCGKSTTLRMIAGLEEISGGVLKIGDTIVNQYEPKQRNIAMVFQNYAIYPHMTVGQNIGFGLYTSKLSKSEKQRRIAEAGKILGLEDLLERRPAALSGGQRQRVAIGRAMVRDPAAFLFDEPLSNLDAQLRSQMRIEIKRLHQRLGTTIVYVTHDQIEAMTMADRIVVMRDGLILQVGTPTELYDSPVDVFTARFIGSPSMNLIDGSAADGALTAGGVKVKGTLPQARSGKILVGVRPHDLLVGEAPADAALAFDGKVTAVEPLGSETLVHLDIAGSSAIATAPGKLLPAVDSIVTAWAAPGNLYLFDAQSEKALGRL encoded by the coding sequence ATGGCAGAAATCCAGTTGGAAGGCCTCGTTAAGCGCTATGGCAAGGTGACCGCCGTTCACGGCATCGACCTCGAAATTGCCGATGGCGAGTTCGTGGTTTTCGTCGGGCCATCGGGCTGTGGAAAATCGACAACCCTGCGTATGATCGCCGGGCTCGAGGAAATTTCGGGCGGCGTGCTCAAGATCGGCGATACAATCGTCAATCAGTACGAACCCAAGCAGCGCAACATCGCCATGGTGTTCCAGAACTACGCCATTTATCCCCACATGACGGTGGGGCAGAATATCGGGTTCGGGCTTTACACCTCCAAACTTTCCAAGTCCGAAAAGCAGCGGCGCATTGCCGAGGCCGGCAAGATTCTGGGCCTTGAAGATCTGCTCGAGCGCCGTCCGGCTGCACTTTCGGGCGGCCAGCGCCAGCGTGTCGCCATCGGGCGCGCCATGGTGCGCGATCCGGCAGCGTTCCTGTTCGATGAACCGCTCTCCAACCTCGACGCACAATTGCGCTCGCAGATGCGCATCGAAATCAAGCGCCTGCATCAGCGCCTTGGAACCACCATCGTCTATGTCACCCACGACCAGATCGAGGCGATGACCATGGCCGACCGTATCGTTGTGATGCGCGACGGGCTCATCTTGCAGGTGGGCACGCCGACCGAGCTCTACGACAGCCCCGTCGATGTTTTTACCGCACGGTTTATCGGCAGCCCGTCCATGAACCTGATCGATGGCAGCGCGGCAGACGGCGCGCTGACAGCTGGAGGCGTCAAGGTCAAGGGCACCCTGCCCCAGGCCCGATCGGGCAAAATCCTTGTCGGAGTCCGACCGCATGACCTCCTCGTGGGCGAAGCCCCGGCCGATGCCGCGCTGGCCTTTGACGGCAAGGTCACCGCGGTCGAGCCGCTCGGTTCGGAAACTCTGGTGCATCTCGATATCGCCGGATCATCGGCCATTGCCACGGCACCGGGCAAGCTTTTGCCCGCAGTCGACAGTATCGTTACAGCCTGGGCGGCTCCGGGGAATCTCTATCTCTTCGACGCGCAGAGCGAAAAAGCCTTGGGGCGTCTATGA